The DNA sequence GGATGGCGCCCGTGACTTCCGGGCCCACGTCCACGGCCTGCGTGAGCTGCCGCGGGGCACTGCTGCCGTCGCGGAAGAAGGCGTTCTCGATCTGCGTGCGCGACTGCCGCGTGGTGATGAGCTGCGTGTAGTCCGCGTCGAGTGCGGCGACGAAGGTCTCATACACGTCCGCCGGCGAGTCGAGCAGTCGCGTGCGCGCGGCGTCGGCGATGGTGGTGCGGTCGAGCCACGGACGTGGCGCGCGTGTGTGCCAGTCGTTGCCGTAGCGGCGCGTGCCGGAGACGAACACGGCGTTGCCGTCGCGGCTCATCTTCACGCGCAAACCGCCGTCCGCCGTGCGCAGCGTCTCGAGCGCGCCGCCCGTCCCGACGGTGTCCATCTGCGCGCCGCCGCCGAAGCCGCCACCGCCACCGAAGCCACCGCCGCCGCCGGGCAGCGTGACGCCGCGGCCCAGCGGGTACTTCTTGGTGATGTCCGCCAAGCGCACCGCGGCGACTGCAGCGCTGTCATTCACGAAGATCGTATTCGGCTGCGTGCCGAAGGCGGCGTTGGAGAACCGCGCCGAGCCCGCGAAGACCAGCGCCGTATCACTGGCGCCGAAGGGCGCCTTCCAGTGCATCCAGCGCACGCCATTCGCGCGGTTGTCGGCGACCGTGGTGCGGAAGTAGGTGAGGCCGCCATCGGGATGCCACGCGAAGTTGCGACGCGTGGTGTCCGGCGGCTGCGGTCCGCGCGGGGCGTCGTCGTCGATCTCACCCTCGCGCAGCGGCTGCGAGGCCAGCGTGTCGAGCACACGGCCGCTGGCGTCCCACAGTTCCGTCACGGTGCCGAACTGGTTGTGCGGGACGATATACGAGAACGGTTCGACGACGCGCGTCACCCGGAAGTAGCGCGCGTCAGGCGAGGCATCCGCGCTGCGGATCATGCCCGGCGTGCCGATCGTGCGCGTGTTGCCGGTGGCCGCGTCCACGAGGGCGAGCTGGCCCGTCGTGTAGTACTTGTAGAGCGCCTTGTCGTGCGGATCTTCCATGAGCGAGAAGTGCACGCGCTGCGGCTTCTTGGCCGATTCCGTGAAGCGCACCTGCGGGCCATCGGCCACGCCGTTGTGGCCGCGCACCGGCGCCGCGCCGCGATTGGCGGGAAGCTGCACGACGAGCAGCGAGCGTCCGTCCGCGGTCCACGCCGCGCTCGTGACCAGCGTCGCGAGGAGCGCCGTGCGCGTCACGCGCGTCGAGCGGCCCGTGCGCACATCGGCGACGTACACATGCGTCGCGGTCGCCGTGTGGCCCAAGTACGCCAGCTTGCTGCCGTCGGGCGACCACACGGGCTCGCTGACCTTCACGTCCGCCGGCACCTGCAGCGCGCGGGTCTCGCCCGTTCGCGGGTCGGCTAGCGTGAGGCCCGTGTGCTGCGCCGTCTGTAGGGAACGGTTGCGGTTGGCCTGGTGGTCCACCTGCAGGCCGCCGATCCACAGATGCGGCGCGCCGTACTGCGCGATGGCGCCGCGGCCGGGGCCGGTGAGGCGCACGGCATGGCGGCCGTCGGGGCTCAGGGCGTCGAAGCTGATGTCGGTGCGCGGCGCGAGCACCATGCGCTCGATGTTCGCAGCGGGGCGCTGCCAGGTCTCGGCGCGGAGGATGGTCCACGGGTCGCGGTCCTGCGCAACGGCGAGTGCTGGAAGCGCGAGCATCGCAAGCGTTGCGCGACGCAAGGCAGTGTAGGGGCTCATCGGTGTGATGGGGTCGGGTGGAGAGGCAGGACTGCCGCCAACCAAGTGTCTACGCGCGCTCGCCGGTGAGCGCTGGGGCGAGGAATGCCCGCACCGGCGCCGCATCGCAGGCGCCCACCTTGAGCGGTGGGGCGAACAGCCGGTACTCGCCGGCGTGCACGGCCTCGAGATCGAGATTCTCGAGCACGTAGCAGTGCCCACTGAACAGCACATGGTGCACGTCGAGGGTCTTGCTCTCGCGATCGTCCACGCTGGGGCAGTCCACACCCAGCAGTTGCAGGCCATCGGCGACGAGCGCGGCGGCTGTCTCGGGGGCCAGCGCCGGCCACTGCGCAGGGAAGCGCCCAACGGCCGTGCTTCTCCCGGTGCGCAGCAGCAGGCGAGTGGTGCCGGCCTTCCAGCCGCCCTCCTTGAGCTGTGCGAGCGTGATCGCACCCGTCAGGTGCCGCACATCGGCCACCCGCACAGGCCCAATGAATGGCGCGAGCGGCAGGGCGTCGGCGCCGACTCCGCCGCGCAGCACATGCAGCGGCGCATCGGCGTGCGTGCCGACGTGCGGGCTGGTCTCCCACTTCGAGACGTTCACGCTCGCTCCGTCCGCCATCGCCCAGGCCCAGCCGCAGGAAAACGGCGTGTCCCCGGGCCAGGGCGGGGTGCGCGCATCGAACGCGACGGAGATGTCGATCAGCTCCCGCGCGTCCATCGCGATCAGCCGCGCTTGTACAGCCGCGCCCGCACCGCCCACAACTCCGGGAAGAACCGCTGGCCGACCGTCTTCATCAAATACTTGGACCCCAGCGTGCCACCCGTGCCGCCCGTGTCCGGCCCGATGATGCGCTCCACCATCTGCACATGCAGGAAGCGCCAACGTCCGAAGCCCTGCTCGTACGCCAGGAAGGACTCGGCCAGCATGTGCAGCAGCGCGTGCTGCGGCTCGTTGTACACCTGGTCCAACGTGACGCCCTCGCGCTCCAGCAGCTTGAGGTACAGCTCCTGCAGCGTCGGCCGCGCCAAGGCGCGCTGCACCACCGCCGGAATCTCGCCGTGCTCCTTGAGCGCCGCCATGAAATGCGCCTCGCGGAGGCCACTCGTGGCTTCGATCGCGCGGAACTGCGCGCTCTGCGAGCCGCTGGAGCTGCCCAGGTAGCCGCGGAACTGCGCGAAGCGCTGCGGGGGCAGCGTGTCCAGCGCGCTGAGCTCGGTCGAGACGAGTTCGACCAACACGTTCACGCGCTGCATCGACGTCAGCGCGCCGACCGCATCGAAGGCCTCGAGCCGCGCAATCAACTGATCGAACTCGTGCAGGATGACCTTGAACCAGAGCTCGCTGGCTTGGTGCACCACGATGAAGATCAGCTCGTCGGGATGCTCCGGCTGGCTCTGCGGTTTCTGCAGCGCAAGCAGGGACTCGAGCTCGAGGTACGTCGGGTACGAAATCTCGCGGTCGCTCAAAATGTGCTCACGTCGAGCGCGAGGAGGTCGTCCGCGCGCATCGTCTCGTAGGTGAAGAACGGCTCGCCGTACTGTGTGCGGATCAGCGAGCCATAGTGCGCGGCCTGGTGCCGCACGATGTCGTACAGCGGCTCGCCGTTCGGGTAGACCTCACCCGCCCAAGTCGTGCCGTCGAACTGCGAGGCGTAACACTTGATGGCCTCGAGCTTGGTCTCGAACTCCTTCGTGATGTCCACCACGAAGGTCGGCTTCACGTGATCTTCGCGGTACGTGATCGCGTGCAGCACCTTCTTCGGGCGATGCGGCGCCGTGGCGGAGTCGAGCTTGGTGAGACCCGCCAGGAAGCACGCGTCGCGAATCAACTGCGCGGCGACGCGATGGTCGGGGTGCCGGCCCCGCGGCGCCGGTGCGATCACCACCCGCGGCTGCAGCTCGCGGATGCGGATCGCCAATGCGCGGCGAGTCTCCGGCGTGTTCGTGATGCCGGCGTCGGGCAACCCAAGGTTTTCGCGCACGGCAACCCCAAGCACCTCGGCGGCCGCGGCGGCCTCCTGCCCACGCAGTTCAGCCGAGCCACGCGTGCCCATCTCGCCAGCGGTCAGGTCGATGATGCCCGTGCGTTGCCCGCGCCACGCATGCTTCACGAGCACGCCCCCGCAGGTGAGTTCCACATCGTCGCGGTGCGCGGCGATCGCGAGGATGTCGACGGGGGCGCTCATACGTGCAATCTGCCCCCGCCCGATGAGGGGCGAAAGGCCAACCACGCCTTGGCCGTCACCGCCGGGTGCATACTATATGAATGCTCCCGCAACCCTCGCTGCTCACGGCGCGGCTG is a window from the Pseudogemmatithrix spongiicola genome containing:
- a CDS encoding prolyl oligopeptidase family serine peptidase — encoded protein: MLALPALAVAQDRDPWTILRAETWQRPAANIERMVLAPRTDISFDALSPDGRHAVRLTGPGRGAIAQYGAPHLWIGGLQVDHQANRNRSLQTAQHTGLTLADPRTGETRALQVPADVKVSEPVWSPDGSKLAYLGHTATATHVYVADVRTGRSTRVTRTALLATLVTSAAWTADGRSLLVVQLPANRGAAPVRGHNGVADGPQVRFTESAKKPQRVHFSLMEDPHDKALYKYYTTGQLALVDAATGNTRTIGTPGMIRSADASPDARYFRVTRVVEPFSYIVPHNQFGTVTELWDASGRVLDTLASQPLREGEIDDDAPRGPQPPDTTRRNFAWHPDGGLTYFRTTVADNRANGVRWMHWKAPFGASDTALVFAGSARFSNAAFGTQPNTIFVNDSAAVAAVRLADITKKYPLGRGVTLPGGGGGFGGGGGFGGGAQMDTVGTGGALETLRTADGGLRVKMSRDGNAVFVSGTRRYGNDWHTRAPRPWLDRTTIADAARTRLLDSPADVYETFVAALDADYTQLITTRQSRTQIENAFFRDGSSAPRQLTQAVDVGPEVTGAIRKRVQVTRPRDGIKIWVDVVLPRDWRPGTRQAGVVWFYPREYATETAYQRSKWNVNINQFPAVPQLRPASSTELWVAAGYALITPDIPIFGDSGRMNDNYVRDLTEGLHAVVNAMVDSGFVARDLVGLGGHSYGAFSTVNAMTRMDIFKAGIAGDGMYNRTLTPFGFQSERRNFWEEQEMYLDLSALLRADQLSGALLLYHATEDQNAGTHPMSSIKMQQALQGHGKTSALYMYPYEDHSVATFESDLDLWARWTAWFDVYVKGMGARR
- a CDS encoding cyclase family protein, whose protein sequence is MDARELIDISVAFDARTPPWPGDTPFSCGWAWAMADGASVNVSKWETSPHVGTHADAPLHVLRGGVGADALPLAPFIGPVRVADVRHLTGAITLAQLKEGGWKAGTTRLLLRTGRSTAVGRFPAQWPALAPETAAALVADGLQLLGVDCPSVDDRESKTLDVHHVLFSGHCYVLENLDLEAVHAGEYRLFAPPLKVGACDAAPVRAFLAPALTGERA
- a CDS encoding tryptophan 2,3-dioxygenase family protein, which translates into the protein MSDREISYPTYLELESLLALQKPQSQPEHPDELIFIVVHQASELWFKVILHEFDQLIARLEAFDAVGALTSMQRVNVLVELVSTELSALDTLPPQRFAQFRGYLGSSSGSQSAQFRAIEATSGLREAHFMAALKEHGEIPAVVQRALARPTLQELYLKLLEREGVTLDQVYNEPQHALLHMLAESFLAYEQGFGRWRFLHVQMVERIIGPDTGGTGGTLGSKYLMKTVGQRFFPELWAVRARLYKRG
- the bshB1 gene encoding bacillithiol biosynthesis deacetylase BshB1; this translates as MSAPVDILAIAAHRDDVELTCGGVLVKHAWRGQRTGIIDLTAGEMGTRGSAELRGQEAAAAAEVLGVAVRENLGLPDAGITNTPETRRALAIRIRELQPRVVIAPAPRGRHPDHRVAAQLIRDACFLAGLTKLDSATAPHRPKKVLHAITYREDHVKPTFVVDITKEFETKLEAIKCYASQFDGTTWAGEVYPNGEPLYDIVRHQAAHYGSLIRTQYGEPFFTYETMRADDLLALDVSTF